The proteins below are encoded in one region of Vulpes lagopus strain Blue_001 chromosome 10, ASM1834538v1, whole genome shotgun sequence:
- the LOC121500209 gene encoding elongation factor 1-alpha 1-like — MGKEKTHVNIVVIGHVDLGKSTTTGHLTHKCGGINKRIIEKFEKEAAEMGKVSFKYAWVLDKLKAEHEHGITIDISLWKFETSKYYVTIIDAPGHRDFIKNMITGTSQADGAVLIVAAGIGEFEAGISKNGQTREHALLAYTLGVKQLIVGVNKMGSIELPYSQKRYEEIVKEVSTYIKQIGYNPNTVAYVPISGWNGDNMLEPSANMPWFKEWKVTHKNGNASGTTLLEALDCSLPPTHPTDKPLRLPLWDVYKIGSIGTVPVGQVETGVLKPGMMFTFTPVNVTTEVKSDEMHHEALSEALPGDNVGFNVKNISVKDVCHGNMAGDSKNDPPMEAAGFMAQVIILNHPGQISAGYAPVLDCHTAHIACKFAELKEKIDHHSRKKLEDGPKFLKSGDAAIVDMVPGKPMCVEIFSDYPPLGCFAVGDMRQTVAVGVIKAVGKKAAGAGKVTKSAQKAQKAK, encoded by the coding sequence atgggaaaggaaaagactcatgtcaacatcgtcgtcattggacacgtagatttgggcaagtctaccactactggccatctcacccacaaatgtggtgggatcaacAAAAGAATtatcgaaaaatttgagaaggaggctgctgagatgggaaaagtctccttcaagtatgcctgggtcttggataaactgaaagctgaacatgaacatggtatcaccattgatatctccctgtggaaatttgagaccagcaagtattatgtgaccatcattgatgccccaggacacagagactttatcaaaaacatgattacaggcacatctcaggctgatggtgctgtcctgattgttgcggCTGGcattggtgaatttgaagcaggtatctccaagaatgggcagacccgggagcatgcccttctggcttacacactgggtgtaaaacaactaattgttggtgttaacaaaatgggtTCCATTGAActaccctacagccagaagagatatgaggaaatcgtcaaggaagtcagcacctataTTAAgcaaattggctacaaccccaaCACAGTAGCAtatgtgccaatttctggttggaatggtgacaacatgctggagccaagtgctaacatgccttggttcaaggaaTGGAAAGTCACCCATAAAAatgggaatgccagtggaaccacactgcttgaagctctgGATTGCAGTCTGCCACCAACTcatccaactgataagcccttgcgtCTGCCTCTCTgggacgtctacaaaattggtagtattggtactgtcccagtgggtcaagtggagactggtgttcttaagcctggcatgaTGTTCACCTTTactccagtcaatgttacaactgaagtaaagtctgatgaaatgcaccatgaagctttgagtgaggctcttcctggggacaatgtgggcttcaatgtcaagaacatatctgtcaaagatgtttgTCATGGCAAcatggctggtgacagcaaaaatgacccaccaatggaagcagcagGCTTcatggctcaggtgattatcctgaaccatccaggccaaatcagtgctggatatgcacctgtgctggattgtcacacagctcacattgcttgcaagtttgctgagctgaaggagaagatagatcaTCATTCtagaaaaaagctggaagatggtcccaagttcttaaaatctggggatgctgccattgttgatatggttcctggcaaacctatgtgtgttgagatcTTCTCCGATTATCCTCCTCTGGGCTGTTTTGCTGTTGGTGACATGAGACAaacggttgctgtgggtgtcatcaaagcagtaggcaagaaggcagctggagccggcaaagtcaccaagtctgcccaaaaagctcagaaggctaaatga